Part of the Arcobacter sp. F155 genome, TTCCTAAGTTTTGATTTTAAAGTAGAAACATCATATCACTAAATAAATTTATGATAAATGAAATTGTTACTTAAAAACCTAAGGAAATAATCTTTGTTTCAAAATTTCACATACTATTTAACATTATCCCAAAGAGATTTGATTGTAGAAGGTTTTTGTTTACTCACATCAGTATTCATTATTTTTTTAGCTTCTTTATCAAATTTATTTTCAACTTTTTTCTCTTTAGTATAAGTTTTTGCTACGCCTCTGTTTGCATTTATATTTTTAATATGCTCTTTATAAGAGCTAGTGAATTTATGTAAACCAGTAGTATTATCTCTTACAAAGTATAAGTAGTTACTTTTTACTGGAAAAATTGCAGCTTTAATAGCATTTAGACTAACTGCACTAATAGGATGTTCTGGAAGGCCTCTATTTTTATATGTATTATATGAAGAGTTATCCTCTCTAATTCTTTGTGCTGTTACTTTAACATGAGAATATTTTCCATAATTTAAAGTTCCATCCATTTGTAAAGCCATACCTCGTCTAAGTCTATTATAAATAACACTTGAAACTAAAGGCATCTCATCTACACTTGCAGCTTCTTTTTGAATAATAGAAGCCATAACAATATAGTAGTACCATTTTTTCTTATCATAATATCCAAAGATTTTTTTAGAAAACTCTTCATACTGTTTATTTGTATTTGAGAAAAGATAGAATAGTAAATGGTCTTCTTTCATTCCATATGGTAAGGAGTATGTTTCTGCTAAGATATTTCCATCTGCTTTATAAGCATGCTCATTATAGATTTTATTTAGTTTTTCTTCTGAAAGGTTGAACTTTTTTGCAATATCTTTTAAAAATACATATGAAGTTTCACCTGGAATTAAAGTGATATTTTTTAATGCTGCTTTTGAAGTTGTTAATTTATATAAAAAATCTGCTTTAGTCATGTATTGTGTTTTAAGATCAATCCAACCACTTTGAGGATAACCTAAAAATTTAATAATATATTTATCTACACTATTTAATTCATATCCTGTTTTGTTTAAATGTGATATAATACTGTTTGTACTACCTTTAGGAATATGTAATACCTTTGTTGAACTTACTGGAATATTTATATAAAATAGTACTGCAATTGCTGCAAGAAGGATAAACTCAATAATGCTAAAAGTTATTAAACTACTTATAATAACTCTATTAATCTTTTTTTTATTTTCCATTTCTCTCATTTTTACTGGGATTAAAATTGATTCTTTTTCGTTAGGTAATTTTTCAATTTCGAAATTGTATTTAAAATATGATAAAAAACTTATTTTAGAACTTGAAGAATTAGTTTTTGACTATGTTTCAAGTGATGAAGAAGTAAGTAGTGAAGACCTTAAGAAGAGGTTTCTTCAGGTACCTAAGATTTTAGACTATTTTGAAAAAATAGATATTGAAAGATTAAAGATAAAAAATAATGAACTTACTATTTTAATAGATAAAGAAGAGTTCTATATTGATAATAAAGATATGAACATCTCTGCAAATTTAAAATTTATAGATGATGAATTACATATGCAATTATACTCTTTATATGTAAAAGATTTAAATCTAACACTATTTGGTGAGTCTAAAGTTGATGCATCAAAAGGAGTTATCAACTTCTTTGGTTATTTCAATAAAGACAATATTGATGGAGAATTAAATCTAAATATAACAGAAAATATTTTAGATTTTTATGTAAATACAACTCATTCAATTAAATCAATAGGCTTTTTAAAAGAGATGTTTAGACTTGATGAAGTTGCAGAAGCATGGATGTATGATAATGTTGAAGGTGATATTGATTTAAACTATTTATATGGACAAGTTGATTTAAAAAAACAAAATGCAATCTTGAACTCTATAAAAGGTGAAGCTATTATTAGTGATGCCAAAATTAGATTTCATAAAGATGCAAAAACAGTTGATACTCCTAAATTAAAAGTTACATATGAAAACGATACCCTTTCTTTTGATTTAGAAAAACCAAAGTATGGTAACAGTGAAATTTATGGAAGTAGGGTATATATTCCATATCTTACAAGTTTAGAAAAAGGTTTAGTTGTAGTTGATTTAAAAACTAATTCAATGTTAAATGATGATATTTTAGAGATTTTAAAAGCATATGAGATAAAACTACCACTAAAACAGTTTTCAGGTTCTGCAACTTCTACATTAGTTCTTAGAATACCTTATTTAGCCTCTAAAAAGATGGATATTGATGGAAGATTTATTTTAGATGATGCAACTTTAAAATTAAATGATTTTGAATTTTATACAAAAAAAGCAGATGTTGTTTTAAAAGATAATGATGTATATGTAAAAAAATCACAAGTAAAACATAAAGATTTAATAGAAGGTGTTTTAGATTTAGATATAGATACAAAAAGCTTAACTGCAAAGGGTGAAGTTGATGTGTCATCATTTAACATACTTGCTGATGAAAAAAGTTTAATTAACTTAACAGGTCAAAAAATACCTTTAAAAATAGACTTTAAAGATAATACAAAAATCTCTTTAGATAGCTTGAATTCAAATATTTTGATAGAAGATGAACTTTTTAAGTTAACAGTTAATGATTTAGGTATTTTATATCCATATTCAGAGCTTTTAAAAGAGTTAGGAACAAAAGTAGGTAATCTAGAAGTTAATATAAAAGAAGAGAATAATATTTCTTTTAAAACAAAACTACAAGAGTTAGATTTTCCTTTTGAGAAAAATGGAAAGAAAATAACTGAACTAGAAGCAACTGGAGTTATAACAGATGCTTTTACTGAAATTAAGACAGATAATTCAGATATTGATATTATCCTTAAAAAAGATGAATTAGCACTTTTAAAGTTAGATGGAATAGATATTGTATTAAATAAAGATGAAAACTCTTTAAATGGTAAAATACCTTCTTTAAATATTGAGTTAAAAAACTCTAAAATTAAAGTTGATACAAATAGTACTTATAAAGTTGAATGGGCAAATATAAATCTTGATAATAATCAAGTTAAATTTGATGCAAAAGCTCTTGATTTGAGTTTGCCTTTTGAAAAAGAGGGCAAAGCTGTAAAAGACTTAGTTTTAAGTGGTCTTTATAAAGATAGTGTCTTAGAGTTAAAATCAAAAGATAAAAATTTAAATATTAAATATCTTACAGATAAAAGTAAGGTTTATATTGATTTAAAAGATTATAACTTAGTTTATAATACTGATGAAGTAGATAATGAAGACAAAACTTCTTATTATATAAAAGGTATAAACTCTAATATAGTAGTAAATAAAGACTATATTATAAAAGCTGAAGATTATGACTTTACTTTTGCAGAGCATTCAACAAATGTAGAGTTAAAGTATAAAGATACAAGTTTTCTTTATAATCAAGATTTTAATGGTAATTTAAAGCTAGAAGCTAAAAACATGAGTGATGAGTTTTTAAACTCTTTATTAAGTAAAGATTTAATAAGTGGTGGAAATGTAAATATAAGTGCCTATGGAAAAGATAAAATAGTAAATGGTACAGCCTTTATACAAAATAGTAAAATTAAAGACTTAGCAATATTAAACAACTTACTTATCTTTATAAATACTTCACCAGGACTAATTAATCCTTTATTAGCGATTCCATCTGTTGTAGGAATGGCTACAAATGGTGGCTTTAACATAAATGGTTATAGAGTAACAGATGGAAGAGTAGATTTCTCTTATGATTTTGATTCAAAGATTTTAAATATGTATAAAATCTTTACAAAAGGAAATGGAATTGATTTTGATGGAGATGCAAGTATCAATTTTGAAACTTCTCAAATTGACTCTAAATTAAAACTGATTTTCTTAAAAGATTATTCTAGAATAGTTGGAGAGATTCCAGTATTTAACTATTTATTCTTAGGGGATGAAAAAAGAGTAGATACGCAAGTAGAGATATATGGAACTTTACAAAACCCAGAGTATAAAACAAACTTAGCAAAAGATGGGATGAATGCTCCTGTAAACTTCTTTAAAAGATTGATAGAAGCACCAAAAAAGATATATGATTCAATAAGTGAGTAGAAAAATTCTACTCATTTCTTAAAACATCGATAACATCAATGTTCGTAGCTTTTTTAGCTGGATAGTATGAAGAGATTAAAACAATAACTGCGGCTCCAATTACAATTGATACAAAATCAAAAGTAGAAAGGTCTAATGGTAGTTTAGATGTCCCATAAACGTCAGCAGGTAGGGAAATAATTTCAAAGGTATCAAGAATCCACATACCTAAAAATCCTAAGCCTATTCCAATAATAATCCCAGAAAAACCAATAATAGTTCCTAGTTTTAAAAATATTTTTTTAATTTCTTTAGAAGTTGCACCCATAGATAAAAGTAGGGCAATCTCTTTTCTTCTACTCATAACTGTCATAAGTAAAGAAGAGATGATGTTAAGTGATGCAACAAGGATAATTAGCATTAAAACAATAAATAAAGCTTTTTTCTCCATTTCCATTGCAGCAAAGAAGTTTCCATTTTGTTGCCACCATCCAACAACTCCAGCTCCACCATTTAAAGCTAAAAACTCTTTTAAGGGTTTAATATCTTTCATAGCATTATCAGAATAAACATGAATCCCATCATAAATAGTTTTAGGCTTTTTAAGAAGAGTTTGTAAAGCTTCTATAGATGTATAAACATAAGTTTTATCATATGCATGAAGACCAGATTTAAATGAACCTTCATAGGTGAATCTTTTTAGTTTTGGCATCATTGAAAGACCAGTAGGGCTTAAAGAAGTAAAATAAAGAGTAACTTTCTCTCCTTGTGCTAAATACAAGTTCTCTTTAATACCATTTCCAACTACGATATCATATTTATCTAGTTCTAGATTTTTTACAGCTTTTTCATAGATAGAGTTAATAGGAGCTTCTCTTTTTGGGTCAACTCCAAAAATCATACCACCATTCATAGATTCACCACTTTGAAGTATAACTTGAGAACTTAAATATGGAGAAAATTTTAAATTGGGAAACTCTTTTTCTAAAGATTTAAGAAGGTCATTATCAACACTATTTTGAAACTTTGGATAGATAGATAGAGGATAGTTCATTGTAAAAAGTTTGTTTTCAAACTCTTTAGCCGTTCCATTCATTATTGCCATAGTTATGATTAGAACCATAACACCAATTGCAACACCAATAAATGCCAAAATGGCACTTATTGATATAAAAGGGTTTTTCTTGTCAAATTTTAGATACTTTTTGACAATAAAATTTACTAATTCTTTATTCAAATTAGTTTCCTGCCACTAAACCTCTTTTAGGTCCACTTTTTCCATGGCAATGTTTATATTTTTTACCACTTCCACAAGGACAAGGTTCATTTCTAGCTATTTTTTTCTCATTTGAAAGAATTTGTTCTTCTTCAAGGTTTGTAATAGCACCTTCGTTAGCTTCTTCCATTTCAGCTTTCATCTTCTCTAAAGCTTCTCTCTCTTTTTGTGCATCATCTTGGCTTTGTAATTGAACAGTAAATAATACTTTGATAATCTCATTTTTAATATTTGAAATTAATTCAATAAACATATTATAAGACTCTTTTTTATACTCAACTAATGGGTCTTTTTGGTTATAACCTCTAAGTCCAATACCAGTTTTAAGAGTATCCATAGAGTATAAGTGCTCTCTCCAAGCTTTATCAAGAATTTGTAAATAAAGAATTCTCTCTATTTCACTTTTTTGCTCAGGAGCTGCAACACTCATTTTTTGTTCATAGACTTCTTTAATAATAGAGATTAGTTTTTCTTCTAATGCAGGATAATCTTCAGCTACAATATCCTCTTTCTCTACTAATAAGTTAAGCTCTTCTTTGAATTTAGTAATAATAAACTCATAATTAAAGTCTTCTGATGGCATACCATCAATAATTTCTGCATTCATAAGAAGGTTTTGAATGTATTCAGCTCTATTTTCATCAAGTTTAGAGTTAATATCATAATCAGGGTTTAATAAGTCATTTCTAAAGGCATAGATAACTTTTCTTTGTTCATTTGCAACATCATCATATTCAAGTAGGTGTTTTCTACTTTCAAAGTGCATAGATTCAACTTTTTTCTGTGCATTTTCAACGGCTCTTGTAACCATCTTTGATTCGATGTGTTCACCTTCTTCAATACCAATTCTTTCCATGATACCTTTTATCTTATCACTTCCAAAGATTCTAAGAAGGTTATCTTCTAGTGAAAGGTAAAATTGAGACTCACCAACGTCACCTTGTCTACCAGATCTTCCTCTTAGTTGGTTATCAATTCTTCTTGATTCATGTCTTTCTGTACCAATAATTGCTAACCCACCTAAAGATAAAGTTTCTTCATTTAGTTTAATATCAACACCTCTACCAGCCATATTAGTAGCAATTGTTACTGCACCTTTTTGTCCAGCATCTGCAATAATCTTACCTTCTTTTTCGTGTTGCTTAGCATTTAATACTGTATGA contains:
- the mltG gene encoding endolytic transglycosylase MltG: MENKKKINRVIISSLITFSIIEFILLAAIAVLFYINIPVSSTKVLHIPKGSTNSIISHLNKTGYELNSVDKYIIKFLGYPQSGWIDLKTQYMTKADFLYKLTTSKAALKNITLIPGETSYVFLKDIAKKFNLSEEKLNKIYNEHAYKADGNILAETYSLPYGMKEDHLLFYLFSNTNKQYEEFSKKIFGYYDKKKWYYYIVMASIIQKEAASVDEMPLVSSVIYNRLRRGMALQMDGTLNYGKYSHVKVTAQRIREDNSSYNTYKNRGLPEHPISAVSLNAIKAAIFPVKSNYLYFVRDNTTGLHKFTSSYKEHIKNINANRGVAKTYTKEKKVENKFDKEAKKIMNTDVSKQKPSTIKSLWDNVK
- a CDS encoding AsmA-like C-terminal domain-containing protein, which translates into the protein MYLKYDKKLILELEELVFDYVSSDEEVSSEDLKKRFLQVPKILDYFEKIDIERLKIKNNELTILIDKEEFYIDNKDMNISANLKFIDDELHMQLYSLYVKDLNLTLFGESKVDASKGVINFFGYFNKDNIDGELNLNITENILDFYVNTTHSIKSIGFLKEMFRLDEVAEAWMYDNVEGDIDLNYLYGQVDLKKQNAILNSIKGEAIISDAKIRFHKDAKTVDTPKLKVTYENDTLSFDLEKPKYGNSEIYGSRVYIPYLTSLEKGLVVVDLKTNSMLNDDILEILKAYEIKLPLKQFSGSATSTLVLRIPYLASKKMDIDGRFILDDATLKLNDFEFYTKKADVVLKDNDVYVKKSQVKHKDLIEGVLDLDIDTKSLTAKGEVDVSSFNILADEKSLINLTGQKIPLKIDFKDNTKISLDSLNSNILIEDELFKLTVNDLGILYPYSELLKELGTKVGNLEVNIKEENNISFKTKLQELDFPFEKNGKKITELEATGVITDAFTEIKTDNSDIDIILKKDELALLKLDGIDIVLNKDENSLNGKIPSLNIELKNSKIKVDTNSTYKVEWANINLDNNQVKFDAKALDLSLPFEKEGKAVKDLVLSGLYKDSVLELKSKDKNLNIKYLTDKSKVYIDLKDYNLVYNTDEVDNEDKTSYYIKGINSNIVVNKDYIIKAEDYDFTFAEHSTNVELKYKDTSFLYNQDFNGNLKLEAKNMSDEFLNSLLSKDLISGGNVNISAYGKDKIVNGTAFIQNSKIKDLAILNNLLIFINTSPGLINPLLAIPSVVGMATNGGFNINGYRVTDGRVDFSYDFDSKILNMYKIFTKGNGIDFDGDASINFETSQIDSKLKLIFLKDYSRIVGEIPVFNYLFLGDEKRVDTQVEIYGTLQNPEYKTNLAKDGMNAPVNFFKRLIEAPKKIYDSISE
- a CDS encoding ABC transporter permease, with translation MNKELVNFIVKKYLKFDKKNPFISISAILAFIGVAIGVMVLIITMAIMNGTAKEFENKLFTMNYPLSIYPKFQNSVDNDLLKSLEKEFPNLKFSPYLSSQVILQSGESMNGGMIFGVDPKREAPINSIYEKAVKNLELDKYDIVVGNGIKENLYLAQGEKVTLYFTSLSPTGLSMMPKLKRFTYEGSFKSGLHAYDKTYVYTSIEALQTLLKKPKTIYDGIHVYSDNAMKDIKPLKEFLALNGGAGVVGWWQQNGNFFAAMEMEKKALFIVLMLIILVASLNIISSLLMTVMSRRKEIALLLSMGATSKEIKKIFLKLGTIIGFSGIIIGIGLGFLGMWILDTFEIISLPADVYGTSKLPLDLSTFDFVSIVIGAAVIVLISSYYPAKKATNIDVIDVLRNE